One window of the Leptospira koniambonensis genome contains the following:
- the recF gene encoding DNA replication/repair protein RecF (All proteins in this family for which functions are known are DNA-binding proteins that assist the filamentation of RecA onto DNA for the initiation of recombination or recombinational repair.), producing MFLRSLRLLNFRNHEQISLEFHSRLIFFVGENGEGKTNLLEAISMISWLKSFRESEEGNLIRWNSDGYYIKGEVDRDHKKEIYELGFSKKPVSRRKLKFNQEEVKKRSDLVGKFLSVLMTPLDLVIVEGGPSERRRFLDSLLSSLDPSYLNDLIEYNRILKQRNALLKSGSSDPGLYEIWNQRLIEKGISIFNKRKEFILEFDPIYRENLKKLSGGRDNLTLEYKPSFFDLENFKETLQRNINRDRKLGYTSVGIHRDDLYIGEDNRDIMDFASQGQKRSTVISLKAAAFEYYRRKLGRTPILLIDDVIRELDVKRREYFVDLVLNSGQAFFTTTDLEGISDYVGRLEDEKQIFVVKNGLVTPYQ from the coding sequence GTGTTTTTACGAAGCCTAAGGCTTCTCAATTTCAGAAATCACGAACAGATAAGCCTGGAGTTCCATTCCAGGCTTATTTTCTTTGTGGGAGAAAACGGAGAAGGAAAAACAAACCTACTCGAAGCAATCTCTATGATCTCTTGGCTAAAAAGTTTTAGAGAATCAGAAGAAGGAAATTTGATCCGCTGGAATTCAGACGGATATTATATCAAAGGTGAAGTCGACAGAGATCATAAAAAAGAAATTTATGAATTAGGCTTTTCTAAAAAACCTGTTAGTCGCCGCAAACTTAAATTCAATCAAGAAGAAGTTAAAAAAAGATCTGACTTAGTAGGAAAGTTCCTAAGCGTTCTGATGACTCCTCTGGATCTAGTGATCGTAGAGGGCGGGCCTTCAGAAAGAAGAAGATTTTTGGACAGTCTACTTTCTTCTTTAGATCCTTCTTACTTAAATGATCTAATAGAATATAATCGCATCTTAAAACAAAGAAATGCACTTTTAAAAAGTGGATCTTCTGATCCTGGTCTTTATGAAATTTGGAATCAAAGACTCATTGAAAAAGGGATCAGTATATTTAATAAAAGAAAAGAATTCATTTTAGAATTCGATCCTATCTATAGAGAAAATCTAAAAAAGTTAAGTGGTGGAAGAGACAATCTAACTCTTGAATACAAACCCAGCTTTTTCGATCTGGAAAATTTTAAGGAAACCTTACAAAGAAATATTAATAGAGATCGAAAACTAGGTTATACTTCTGTCGGGATCCATAGAGACGATCTATATATTGGAGAAGATAATCGTGATATCATGGATTTCGCTTCTCAAGGTCAAAAGAGAAGTACTGTGATTTCTTTAAAAGCTGCCGCTTTTGAGTATTATCGCAGGAAATTGGGGAGGACCCCTATTCTTCTAATTGATGATGTAATTAGAGAATTGGATGTAAAAAGAAGAGAATATTTTGTGGATCTTGTTTTGAATTCGGGGCAGGCTTT